TACCTGGAAACTTACCTCCAGTGAAAACTTTGATGATTACATGAAAGAAGTGGGTAAGAAACTCTGTTGTGGGGTGACTGGATTTATACCTTTTTCTCTGGGGGAAGAAGGTTTATTATTGCTGCTTTTCATTCTGGAAGTATTAGCCAGATAGGAAATGCTGCTTTCTATACAGAGGCTATAAAAATAGCAAGTGAGAATCATTTGTCTGGAGAAACTTTCGAGACCAAAGTTACAACTGATGCTTTCCTATAGGTGAGCCAATATTAAAAAGGGTCTGACTAGAATTTTTATGGTCCACAGAAatgataagattttatttcactgCTAAACTGGGGTACCTTTATTTTACTTGGCTCTTTGCCTGTTGCTAATCTCTCttgcatataaaataaataaaactatatttatttcCTAGGAGTCAGTAATTTCTATTTGAAGCTGAAAgcactgtatttctctttttaatgtaattttaaagtaaacatctattaattattttattttctcaactgTCAATCTGTTAAAATGTATGGTTGTTTTATCAGAGCAAAAATCTCAATTTCAGGAAATATGTCACTTTAAggggttaaatatttttttttgtttaggaATTACATGGGATGCCATAGGATTATCAAGTCAAAAGGACAATGTTCTATCCATAACATAATTCTTACTTGATAATGGAGGCTTTCGGGTTTCTAGATTCTGTTAGTATTGCCATTGTGTTGTGTGAACGTTCCGTGGATAACCACTGTGCTGAAGCAAGGGGGTGAGGACTGGTTCTCACTGAGACAGCTTCTACCTTGAAAGCCTCTTTCCTCACACCTCTATGAATGATAAGGTGGTATCCAGGGGTAGCAGTTTGGGGGGGGCGGTGTTCTTACAGGGGTTAGGATTTAATCTGTCTTAAGACTTCACCTTTCCCTAAATcacatagtatatattttttccctcttctgtaaGTACTACTATTTTCCTTGTTTATAGACAGGAGGGCATTTAGGGACTTCAGCATAAGTGAGATCTAACTTTCTAGACTATAGACTAGTCGTGATTCAATAAAGTAATACATATGTGCTGATACAGAAATGTCAGGATTTGAGGCtattttgcttttgattcttAGGAACATTTTACACTTTTAACATGTATCTTTAAATTCTCATGccactatgttttaaaattataaagcactGGTGATAATGGAAGACATTAAGATATCTCCTGGAATTAGTTGTTCTGACTGATGATCAGGAAGCAAGTATTAGTTTCGCCAGTCAGAGAAGGACTGTGGAGAATGTAATTTTTCCCAAGGTCAGCCAGTCTGGAATTATACTTGATGTTGCATCCATTCATTATACTGACTCACTCCCTGTATGTGAAGTTATATTTTGTAACAGAGCCAAGACTTGATGAAACGATGTATCTTTCCACCTGCAGCCATTTTCCAGACAGGGAGCTAGAAAAGAGCCTCAGGATCACTTGCTTGTATagtatttctctccctcttaccCCCTATATCTAACCTTTGGTACAGATAAGTagtctttaataaaataagtagCTGAGGTTTATATACATGTGTTAAAAAATTCACCATATCCACAACTGTCACAAATTCTGTATAATACACACAGTGACAGTGAGTTCCCATTGTCTACATTAAGTTGTAAATTGTTCATCCTTTTCGTTACTTACATcccccaaatttccttttttaaaagagaggttTGCAGCTGAGGTGACTGAGAACCAAAGTATTGAATTTGAAACTTACTAAAATAGTGATTCTTTAAAATTGTGCCTTTTGGAGAAATTAATCAAACTCTTCATTGTGTAGTGATTTGGAAAAGCCAGGAAAATAGGACTTGGCAACACATGCCATGAAATGTGACTTTTGTACACccaaacagattatttttttaaatggagtaactctatattcattttcaaaatcCTACTGAGAAATCTGTCTTTGActatggatttttgttttctaaaaaggaAAGGTTGAGGTTACCCAAGTGTTCCATGAGTTGAATAAAATGATAGTTGCTGCCCTAATGATTGAGATGGCCAGTTGGTTTGAGAGTgcagggaatatatatatatatatatatatatatatatatatatatatatatattcattcattccagaaGACTTAATCTTTTTCAAGATTAATGATGTGTCTTCTATGGAGTTGTATTTGAAACCCAGAAGAAGAAATTTAGATAGACCTACACTTAATCATGCCATGGGTTTCTTTGAATATTAGCCTGCCTTACTTACTCGCAGCTGTTATTTTATGAGGCTCTTACTAAACTCACTggcatcttttttccttttattcacaCACACCCGCCTGTACACACTAACccacctatacacacacacacaaacacaaacacacacacacaaactgcagCTCTGACTTCATTAAACACGTAAAGGAAAATTGTTAACttgacattttgttttttctctttccaactGTAGGCGTGGGCTTTGCCACTAGAAAAGTGGCTGGCATGGCGAAACCCAACATGATCATCAGTGTGAATGGGGATGTGATCACCATTAAATCAGAAAGCACCTTTAAAAACACTGAGATTTCCTTCAAACTGGGCCAGGAATTTGAGGAAGTTACTGCAGATGACAGAAAAGTCAAGGTGAGGAAGAAGGAATtggagcaaaataaaagcagggtTTCTAGAAGACTGCTGCCCATAAGAAGCCATTTTGTATAAAAGGAGGAGAAACTATTCTATCACAGGTCAATGATCCCTGACTTCCTAGATTTAAACCATGTTGCCTTTGATATTTAGTTGGTGAATCTTCTCCTTTCTATAAAgttgtctttattcttttataaaagcGATTAATACAATTCATCATGCAATATATAGATTTGAAGTGAATTAAAATAACATAACAATGTTAGAGAATGTTTATGAAAGAGTggaagcaaaaatagaaaaactaccTATAAGATTATCATCTCAACATAAATTTAGTatccatattttttaatatagatattatTTCAAGTAggtgtttttatataatattctgaTCAAAATGTATTCTTTGTATGCTATTGTTTCTGacactcattttttttgttttaatatatccTTACAATTTAGAATGACTAATGACCTCAAAATATTCCTTCACTCAAAGGtgatgtgtttttttattttgttttcctctacCACGTATCAGTGGTaatcattttttattgtgttcacAGAGCATCATAACCTTAGATGGAGGTGTCCTGGTACAGGTGCAGAAGTGGGATGGGAAATCAACCACCATAAAGAGAAAACGAGTGGATGATAAACTGGTGGTGGTGAGTTTCTTCTAGTTGCTTAATTCTAGACTCTACTGCTAGGTCATCTTATAATCACTATTCTACCTAAAGAAACAGACAGTCATGCCTGCTTACATAGAACAAAAAAGATGATTCCATTGGGATTATGGTTTCACTCTGGCAATTGCCCTTCATGCTTTTATGTTCAGTCGAAGCATGCTGTCGAGGCATGCATTCTGTTACTGCTCTCAGCACACACTCTATGGTATGATGCATTTCTGGTTATATTTCTCACTCACCTTATACGTTATAAAGCTCACTGTGTTTTCTCGGGTCTTTATATCTCCCTAACTTACTATACTATCAAGTATATATAGGATACCAGaatgaatattttcaaataaacactTTCCTTCCCAATATTAAAGGAGACAATAAATAACCCATGTTTTAGTCCTGTGTTTGACCaagaaatttttttgtgtgtctaggAATGTGTCATGAAAGGTGTTACTTCTACCAGAATTTATGAGAGAGCATAATTCAAGGAACATTGAGCTGAAGTTTGCATCGAACTTCCATTGGATATATTGTCCAAACATATATTGTTATTTTCTAC
Above is a genomic segment from Mustela lutreola isolate mMusLut2 chromosome 3, mMusLut2.pri, whole genome shotgun sequence containing:
- the FABP4 gene encoding fatty acid-binding protein, adipocyte → MCDAFVGTWKLTSSENFDDYMKEVGVGFATRKVAGMAKPNMIISVNGDVITIKSESTFKNTEISFKLGQEFEEVTADDRKVKSIITLDGGVLVQVQKWDGKSTTIKRKRVDDKLVVECVMKGVTSTRIYERA